In Nicotiana tabacum cultivar K326 chromosome 2, ASM71507v2, whole genome shotgun sequence, the following proteins share a genomic window:
- the LOC107829460 gene encoding uncharacterized protein LOC107829460, which yields MERGIWKTNVEMAPTCPRCGSINTKFCYYNNYSLTQPRYFCKGCRRYWTKGGSLRNVPVGGGCRKSRRGKSTSSSIRSSSTDHHHGLISRNLGRGINNIDQSTTSLVQGGDHHGPSIDLALVYANFLNNSSKPQPEDHHQHLELPELLPNDHHQAVVVGPSFEFSDMINMEFASDLGQETRLSDGDGVYFSGIDEKQQTTQHVMNHNDDLHYTNMNMNANIINSELGNYMQLPPLPCEELEVSSEGVAWSNSHDINMVFTNNDILINTSHSSTGGLEPEPEPEILAAQDPSHHHAHANDRSLFSLSNFGNIFRP from the coding sequence ATGGAAAGAGGGATATGGAAAACTAACGTTGAGATGGCTCCAACATGTCCTCGCTGTGGTTCCATCAATACCAAGTTTTGTTACTACAACAACTATAGTTTGACGCAGCCTAGGTACTTTTGCAAAGGTTGTAGAAGGTATTGGACCAAAGGTGGTTCTTTGAGGAATGTTCCCGTTGGTGGTGGCTGCAGGAAGAGCAGACGAGGTAAGTCGACGTCTTCTTCAATTCGTTCATCATCAACAGATCATCATCATGGCCTTATTTCAAGAAATTTGGGTCGTGGAATTAATAATATTGATCAATCCACCACTTCCTTAGTACAAGGTGGTGATCATCATGGTCCAAGTATTGATCTTGCTTTAGTCTATGCAAATTTCTTGAATAATTCCTCAAAACCACAACCCGAGGACCATCACCAGCACCTTGAACTTCCCGAATTATTGCCTAATGATCATCATCAAGCAGTCGTCGTCGGTCCATCATTCGAGTTTTCAGACATGATAAACATGGAGTTTGCTAGTGATTTAGGTCAAGAAACGCGATTAAGCGATGGAGATGGTGTCTACTTTAGTGGGATTGATGAGAAGCAGCAAACAACGCAGCATGTTATGAATCATAATGATGATCTTCACTATACAAACATGAACATGAATGCCAATATTATTAACAGCGAATTAGGCAATTATATGCAGCTGCCTCCATTGCCTTGTGAAGAATTGGAAGTCTCATCAGAAGGGGTGGCGTGGTCTAATTCTCATGATATTAATATGGTATTTACTAATAATGATATTCTTATAAATACAAGCCATTCATCAACTGGAGGACTAGAACCAGAACCGGAACCAGAAATATTAGCAGCACAAGATCCAAGTCATCATCACGCGCATGCTAATGATAGGAGTCTTTTCAGCTTGTCCAACTTTGGAAATATTTTCAGGCCTTGA